In Flavobacterium luteolum, the DNA window GTTCAGAAAGTTGAGGTGGGTAATGTGAGCATGCCTCTTAATAGTACGCTTATTCGAGGTGCTCAAAGTTTATTTGGGGTCAAAGCGCAACTGCAATTTGGCAAGACAACTGTTACAGGGGTTTTCTCAGAACAGAAGTCACAAACCAAAAGTATAGTCGCAGAGGGTGGCGGAACCGTACAAAACTTTGATTTATTTGCATTAGATTATGATAATGACCGACATTTCTTCTTATCACAATATTTTAGAAATAAATATGATGCTTCGTTAAAGAATTATCCATTAATTGATAGCCGTGTTCAAGTTACAAGGATAGAAGTTTGGGTAACTAATAAACAGAATAGAATAACAACAGGAAATAATAACTTAAGAAATATTATTGCGCTTCAGGATTTGGGAGAAGGCCAGGTTACAGGTGTGCCAGATAACGAAGTTGTTGTTATTACAAATCCAACAGGTTTCTTTAATAATCCTATAGATTCTCCAACAGATAATACAAATAATAAATACGATCCTGGAGCAATCGGAAAAGCAGGAAGTTATTTAAATTCTAATATTAGAGAAATTGTCACAGCAAAATCAGGATTCAATAATACCAATGTAAATGAAGGTACAGATTACTCTGTCCTTGAAAATGCAAGAAAATTAACAACACAAGAATATACTTTTAATGCACAGTTAGGTTATATCTCATTACAACAGCGTTTGGCCAATGACGAAATTTTAGCAGTTGCGTTTGAATATACTGTTGGAGGAAAAGTGTATCAAGTTGGGGAATTTGGAAGTGATGGTGTAGATGCAACTGTGGTTACAGGAAACAACAATGCCAATCAGGCAATTGTTACACAAAGTTTGGTTTTGAAAATGCTGAAAAGCAGTTTGACAAACGTACAGAATCCAGTTTGGAACTTGATGATGAAAAACGTGTATCAAATTCCACAGGCATACCAAATCAAACAAGAAGATTTTAGACTTAACATTCTCTATACAGATCCTTCGCCAATCAATTATATTACGCCGGTTGCGGGAAGCACTTTTCCACCAAATCCTGCGCCAGATGATAAATTAGACCAAACGCCATTATTGAATGTCTTTAATCTTGACCGTTTAAATTACAACAACGATCCGCAGACAGGAGGAGACGGATTCTTCGATTATGTTCCTGGAGTTACGGTTGACGTTCAGAATGCACGAATTATTTTTACGACTAAAGAACCATTTGGAGAACTTTTGTTTAGAAAATTAAACACAGGCACTGGGGAAAGTTATAACGATCCAACTACATATAATCCGAATCAGAGGAAATATGTATTTAGAAATATGTATAAGAATACTCAGGCGGGTGCTTTGCAGGATAGTGACAAAAACAAATTCTTATTAAGAGGAAAATACAAATCTTCGGGTAGTAACGGTATTCCTATTGGTGCTTTCAACGTGCCGCAGGGATCTGTAGTGGTAACAGCTGCCGGAAGAGTTTTAGTAGAAGGTATTGATTATAGTGTAGATTATCAATTAGGAAGAGTGCAGATATTAGATCCATCACTTCAGGCTTCTAATACTCCGATTGAAGTTTCGTTAGAAAACAATTCAATCTTTGGACAGCAAACCAGAAGATTTATGGGATTCAATATTGAACATAAAATTTCTGAAAAATTTGTTGTTGGTGGAACATTCTTAAAAATGACAGAACGTCCTTTCACGCAAAAATCAAGTTATGGGCAAGAATCTGTAAATAATACTATTTTTGGTTTCAACGGAAATTATGCAACAGAAGTTCCATTTTTAACAAGATTGGCTAACAAACTGCCAAATATAGATACAGATGTTCCTTCTAATCTTTCGATTCGCGGAGAAGTAGCATTTTTGAAACCAGATGCTCCAAAAGCAAGTGATTTTGAAGGTGAAGCAACTATTTATATCGATGATTTTGAAGGTACTCAGACTACAATCGATATGAGGTCTGCATATGCTTGGAGTTTGGCTTCAACACCATTTATTACTTCAGCCATAGACAATACTTTTAATGCCAGCTCAAATACTTTAGAGTATGGTTATAAACGTGCTAAGCTGTCTTGGTATACTATTGATCCGATTTTCTATACTTCAAAACCTTCAGGAGTTTCAAATGATGATTTGTCTTTAAACTCAACAAGAAGAATTTACAGTAAAGAACTTTATCCAAATACAGATATTGCACAGGGACAAATTCAGGTAGTTAATACGCTCGATTTAACGTATTATCCTTCAGACAGAGGACCATATAACAATAACCCAAATTTTGCTTCAAGCAATCCAGCTGGTAATTTTGGAGGAATTATGCGTTCGCTTAACTCTACTAACTTTGAGCAAGGAAATGTCGAGTACATCCAGTTTTGGGTGTTGGATCCTTATGTTGGTACAGGACAAGCTCAGTCAACTAACAACGGAAAAATCTATTTCAATTTAGGTGAAGTTTCTGAAGACGTTTTAAAAGACGGAAGAAAACAGTATGAGAATGGTTTGGGGCCAGATCAGATTATGGTAAACCCGCAACCGATTTGGGGAGACGTTCCAGCATCTCAATCATTGATTTACGCATTTGATACTAATCCAGACAATCGTAAAAATCAGGATGTCGGTTTAGATGGTCTGCCAGATGCAAAAGAAGGATCGATTTATAACAATTATGCAGGAGAACCAGATCCCGCTGCCGATAACTATAAATACTTTTTAAATGAAGAAGGAGGCGTTTTACAGCGTTATAAAAGATACAACGGAACAGAAGGAAATTCTGCTGTAAGCGTTGATGATCCAAACCGTGGTTCTACAACCCTTCCAGATGTTGAAGATATCAATCGTGATAATACCATGAGTACAATCAATGCTTATTATGAGTATAGTATTGATGTAAAGCCAGGCATGCAGGTTGGTGAAAATTATATCACAGATATTAGAGAGGTTCAAAACGTAGAGCTTCCAAATGGAGGTTCAACCAATGCAAGATGGATTCAATTTAAAATTCCTGTTTCAAAACCTCAAAATACTATTGGGAATATTACCGACTTTAGATCGATTCGTTTCATGCGTATGTTCATGACTGGATTTAATGATCAAATGACAGTTCGTTTTGGAGCTTTAGATTTAGTTCGTGGAGAGTGGAGAAAGTATACAGGAACACTAGATGCAAATGATACAAATCCTGATGATGACGGAACCCAGTTTGATGTTGCGGCAGTAAACATTCAAGAAAACGGTACCAAATGTCCAGTTAACTATGTTATTCCACCAGGAGTTCAAAGAGAACAATTGTATAATAATAATACGATTATCAACCAGAATGAACAGTCTTTAGCAGTTCGAATTGCAGGTACAGGATTAGAATATCAAGATTCTAGAGCAGTTTTCAAAAATGTAAGCGTTGACATGCGTCAGTACAAAAAATTGAAAATGTTCCTTCATGCTGAATCGCTTCCAAATGAAAATCAGCTTTTAGATGATGAGATGATCGGATTTATCCGTTTTGGTAACGATTTTACACAGAACTTTTACCAAGTTGAGATTCCATTAAAAGTAACAAGAACAGGTGGATCTTGTACTATTAGTCCAGATCAGGTTTGGCTTGAAGAGAATAATATTGATTTGGTTCTATCTCTATTGACAAGAATGAAGATTTTGGGAATGAATATCGATATTAATTCGTCAAAGAGAGATATAAATGGTATTTATTATCCAGACCGAGATCCAGATGTACAGGGTGGTGACCAAGACGCTAAGTTAACTTTGGGGATTAAAGGAAATCCGAATTTTGGATTGGTTCGAAATTTAATGGTAGGAGTAAAAAGTGCGGCAAACCATAAAGATATTATGGGAGAAGTTTGGTTTAACGAACTTCGTATGTCTGATCTAGAAAACAAAGGAGGTATGGCTGCATTACTGAATCTAGATACCAATATGGCCGATTTGATGACATTGTCTGCTTCTGGTAAAAAGAGTACAATTGGTTTTGGTTCTCTTGAGCAGGGAGCAAACGAAAGAGATCGTGAAGATATTCAGCAGTACAACATTGTAACCAATATAAATTTAGGAAAACTGTTGCCTCCAAAATGGGGTATTAATCTTCCATTCAATTATGCAATCGGAGAGGAAGTTATTACGCCAGAATACGATCCGTTTAATCAGGATATTAAGTTAGATCAATTAATAGCAGAAACTACAGATCCAGCAGAAAAAGAAAATATTAGAACACGTGCAGTTGATTAC includes these proteins:
- the sprA gene encoding cell surface protein SprA, with the translated sequence MRKICILLLVLLCGNVLRAQVTPIAQDTTKTQFSVGKIDIEDPPSVLSAYRYDPITDRYIYTTSVDGFSINYPLILTPKEYEDLVLKESRRNYFRKKSDAIDGKKAGAEAAKKDLLPRYYINSSLFESIFGSNTIDVKPTGSVEMDLGMRYTKQDNPSFSPRNRSSLTFDFDQRISMSLMGKIGTRLEVNANYDTQSTFAFQNLFKLAYTPSEDDIVQKVEVGNVSMPLNSTLIRGAQSLFGVKAQLQFGKTTVTGVFSEQKSQTKSIVAEGGGTVQNFDLFALDYDNDRHFFLSQYFRNKYDASLKNYPLIDSRVQVTRIEVWVTNKQNRITTGNNNLRNIIALQDLGEGQVTGVPDNEVVVITNPTGFFNNPIDSPTDNTNNKYDPGAIGKAGSYLNSNIREIVTAKSGFNNTNVNEGTDYSVLENARKLTTQEYTFNAQLGYISLQQRLANDEILAVAFEYTVGGKVYQVGEFGSDGVDATVVTGNNNANQAIVTQSLVLKMLKSSLTNVQNPVWNLMMKNVYQIPQAYQIKQEDFRLNILYTDPSPINYITPVAGSTFPPNPAPDDKLDQTPLLNVFNLDRLNYNNDPQTGGDGFFDYVPGVTVDVQNARIIFTTKEPFGELLFRKLNTGTGESYNDPTTYNPNQRKYVFRNMYKNTQAGALQDSDKNKFLLRGKYKSSGSNGIPIGAFNVPQGSVVVTAAGRVLVEGIDYSVDYQLGRVQILDPSLQASNTPIEVSLENNSIFGQQTRRFMGFNIEHKISEKFVVGGTFLKMTERPFTQKSSYGQESVNNTIFGFNGNYATEVPFLTRLANKLPNIDTDVPSNLSIRGEVAFLKPDAPKASDFEGEATIYIDDFEGTQTTIDMRSAYAWSLASTPFITSAIDNTFNASSNTLEYGYKRAKLSWYTIDPIFYTSKPSGVSNDDLSLNSTRRIYSKELYPNTDIAQGQIQVVNTLDLTYYPSDRGPYNNNPNFASSNPAGNFGGIMRSLNSTNFEQGNVEYIQFWVLDPYVGTGQAQSTNNGKIYFNLGEVSEDVLKDGRKQYENGLGPDQIMVNPQPIWGDVPASQSLIYAFDTNPDNRKNQDVGLDGLPDAKEGSIYNNYAGEPDPAADNYKYFLNEEGGVLQRYKRYNGTEGNSAVSVDDPNRGSTTLPDVEDINRDNTMSTINAYYEYSIDVKPGMQVGENYITDIREVQNVELPNGGSTNARWIQFKIPVSKPQNTIGNITDFRSIRFMRMFMTGFNDQMTVRFGALDLVRGEWRKYTGTLDANDTNPDDDGTQFDVAAVNIQENGTKCPVNYVIPPGVQREQLYNNNTIINQNEQSLAVRIAGTGLEYQDSRAVFKNVSVDMRQYKKLKMFLHAESLPNENQLLDDEMIGFIRFGNDFTQNFYQVEIPLKVTRTGGSCTISPDQVWLEENNIDLVLSLLTRMKILGMNIDINSSKRDINGIYYPDRDPDVQGGDQDAKLTLGIKGNPNFGLVRNLMVGVKSAANHKDIMGEVWFNELRMSDLENKGGMAALLNLDTNMADLMTLSASGKKSTIGFGSLEQGANERDREDIQQYNIVTNINLGKLLPPKWGINLPFNYAIGEEVITPEYDPFNQDIKLDQLIAETTDPAEKENIRTRAVDYTKRKSINFIGVRKDRAPEQKPHVYDVENFTFSQSYNQVERHDYEVENYNDEQSNTAVNYAYTFQPKEVVPFKQTQFMKKSDYWKMLSDFNFNYLPSNISFNTNILRQSNRQQYRQVEDVQGIGLDPLYRRNFAFNYQYGFGFNLTKSLKLNYTAASNNIVRNFLNDDNTPKEDFNIWDDYFDIGIPNQHLQQLVLNYDIPINKIPIFSFVKATYSYTADYNWQRSSTAMSQYVDDSGVSWDLGNTVQNANSNTFSTTLNMNTLYKYLGLTPGAKPAKTAKPAAPPKPGEKIVNTAKPVTSSNPFYDGLIGVLTSVKNVQINYTKNSGTVLPGYIPGVGFFGTSKPSLGFVFGSQDDVRFEAAKNGWLTSYQNFNQNFTQVSNKLLKVTANVDLLPDLKIDLAMDRAYSENSSEQYTVRDSIGGLYYKPLSPYTYGMFSISTVLIKTSFSTSTETVSSAFDDFRSNRLVIANRLAEEHYGGGVIPRYGDANNPIPAETDPNYKIYVANEGYPIGFSKSNQAVLLPSFMAAYTGADASKSSTGIFRSFPIPNWNIKYNGLMRYKYFKDHFRRFSLQHNYRASYTISQFRSNFDYLENPTGQDVNTNFFNKTIMSNVNLVEQFSPLMRIDFELKNSFRLLTEVKKDRALSMSFDNNLLTEVRGVEYVVGVGYRFKDVIISSRLADNPTGIIKSDINIKADFSYRNNETLVRYLDYDNNQLAAGQNIWTLKLTADYAFSKNLTAIFYYDHSFSKAVISTSFPLTNIRSGFTLRYNFGN